The proteins below are encoded in one region of Amycolatopsis acidiphila:
- a CDS encoding NAD(P)/FAD-dependent oxidoreductase, whose protein sequence is MNDVAPGHVVVVGASLAGLRACESARREGFTGKLTLVGAEEHLPYDRPPLSKAFLQDDPMPEVPRLPAASTLADALEVDLRLGRPATGLDVEGHRLLIGETEVSYDALLLATGASPRRLPGSEHLAGVHTLRTLEDACAVRAALKRGAKTVVVGAGFIGSEVASAARKRGLPVTIVEAQPTPLVRAVGYRAGEALASLHHRNDTDLRCDVGVEALQGSGSIESVRLTDGTELAADLVVVGIGAAPATGWLEGSSLTLDDGVVCDEQLRAGPEVYAAGDVARWLSPDFDVVLRLEHWTNAAEQAARAIRNLLDPGTATAYHHVPYFWSDWYGSRIQFAGLPLGEPVVVAGWWDTDAFTALYRHGDRLIGVLTLNRRADIMKYRGLIARQASWQDGLNLAASRNAVLTRARG, encoded by the coding sequence ATGAACGACGTCGCACCCGGCCACGTCGTCGTGGTCGGCGCCTCGCTGGCCGGGCTCCGCGCGTGTGAGTCCGCTCGCCGCGAGGGGTTCACCGGCAAGCTGACGCTCGTCGGGGCTGAGGAGCACCTTCCCTACGACCGCCCGCCCCTGTCCAAGGCCTTCTTGCAGGACGACCCGATGCCGGAGGTGCCCCGACTTCCCGCCGCGAGCACGCTCGCTGATGCGCTCGAGGTCGACCTCCGCCTCGGACGACCGGCAACGGGCCTGGATGTCGAGGGCCACCGGCTACTGATCGGCGAAACGGAGGTCTCTTACGACGCGCTCCTGCTGGCCACCGGAGCCTCGCCCAGGCGGCTGCCCGGAAGCGAGCACCTGGCCGGGGTTCACACGCTGCGCACGCTCGAGGACGCCTGCGCCGTTCGCGCCGCACTGAAGCGAGGTGCGAAGACAGTGGTGGTAGGCGCGGGATTCATCGGCTCCGAGGTCGCCTCGGCAGCAAGAAAACGCGGACTGCCCGTGACAATCGTCGAGGCCCAGCCCACCCCACTCGTCCGGGCCGTCGGGTACCGCGCGGGCGAAGCCCTCGCGTCGTTGCATCACCGTAACGACACGGACCTTCGATGTGACGTCGGTGTGGAGGCACTGCAGGGCTCCGGCAGCATCGAGTCCGTGCGCCTGACCGACGGCACCGAACTCGCCGCAGATCTGGTCGTGGTGGGCATCGGAGCGGCACCCGCCACGGGCTGGCTCGAGGGCTCGTCGTTGACCCTTGACGATGGAGTGGTCTGCGACGAACAGTTGCGCGCAGGCCCAGAGGTGTACGCCGCCGGTGACGTCGCACGATGGCTCAGCCCGGACTTCGACGTAGTCCTGCGACTCGAGCATTGGACCAACGCCGCCGAGCAGGCGGCGCGGGCGATCCGCAACCTGCTCGATCCCGGCACCGCGACCGCGTACCACCACGTCCCCTACTTCTGGTCCGACTGGTACGGCTCCCGCATCCAGTTCGCCGGCCTACCTCTTGGCGAGCCCGTCGTGGTGGCCGGCTGGTGGGATACCGACGCCTTCACTGCCTTGTACCGCCACGGGGATCGCCTCATCGGGGTGCTGACGCTCAACCGTCGCGCCGACATCATGAAGTACCGCGGGCTGATCGCGCGCCAGGCAAGCTGGCAGGACGGGCTGAACCTCGCAGCCTCCCGCAACGCCGTCCTGACCCGTGCCCGGGGCTGA
- a CDS encoding aminoglycoside phosphotransferase family protein — MSRPVGHGALADTLRLELSWAPSGSGPASVVAKLPSLDATAAATAASLGAYEREVRFYAELAPRSSIRLPRSFGSLDAADGGPPILLLEDLTGRYHTGDQLADLPLPVLRRARRQLVLLQAPFWEDLDTAGLPWLHRRLGVPIPHILDRMERSWFQAGQSIACSLATEERRCIDRFVRAAGEWASRLGGPRSLVHHDFRVDNLLFAGDDLVVLDWQTVGWGQVMFDVAYLFGTSVGPAQRRVAEREEIRRHVDELGEHGVSWTFDEAWEAYRQAAFAVLLMLVPPIASVKSNGRMEAMYRRLLASGARMALDLDALDLLTE; from the coding sequence ATGTCCCGGCCCGTCGGTCACGGCGCCCTCGCGGACACCCTCCGGCTCGAACTCTCGTGGGCGCCGTCCGGGTCCGGGCCGGCGTCGGTGGTGGCAAAGCTGCCGTCGCTAGACGCCACCGCGGCCGCGACGGCCGCCTCGCTCGGCGCGTACGAGCGCGAGGTGCGTTTCTACGCCGAACTCGCGCCACGGTCTTCGATCCGGTTACCGCGGTCCTTCGGTTCATTGGATGCCGCCGACGGTGGGCCGCCGATCCTGCTGCTCGAGGATCTGACGGGGAGGTACCACACTGGTGACCAACTGGCCGACCTCCCGCTGCCGGTGCTCCGGCGCGCTCGCCGGCAGCTGGTACTCCTGCAGGCACCGTTCTGGGAGGATCTGGACACGGCAGGCCTGCCGTGGTTGCACCGGCGGCTGGGAGTCCCGATCCCGCACATCCTCGATCGTATGGAGCGTTCCTGGTTTCAGGCCGGACAGTCCATCGCCTGCTCGCTGGCCACCGAGGAGCGCCGTTGCATCGACCGGTTCGTTCGAGCCGCGGGCGAGTGGGCGTCTCGGCTGGGCGGGCCGCGTTCGCTGGTGCATCACGACTTCCGGGTGGACAACCTGCTCTTCGCAGGCGACGACCTGGTCGTGCTGGACTGGCAGACGGTCGGGTGGGGCCAGGTGATGTTCGACGTCGCCTACCTGTTTGGCACCTCGGTGGGGCCGGCTCAGCGGCGCGTGGCAGAACGGGAGGAGATCCGTCGCCACGTCGACGAACTCGGGGAGCATGGCGTCTCCTGGACATTCGATGAGGCGTGGGAGGCGTACCGGCAGGCTGCGTTCGCGGTTCTGCTGATGCTGGTGCCGCCGATCGCGTCGGTGAAGAGCAACGGCCGGATGGAGGCCATGTACCGCCGCCTTCTCGCCTCGGGAGCTCGGATGGCCCTCGACCTCGATGCCCTTGACCTGCTGACGGAGTGA
- a CDS encoding FadR/GntR family transcriptional regulator — protein sequence MTVESPAAAHARGAAVIGPIHAPKASEIFADLLRQKILDGEFPEGQPLPSERSLGEQSRLSRAAVREAIGILKQQGLIVSKPGRNGGSIVTRPTSQELVASLQTYVRSQGWGADNRTLLEMREIIEPWCAAFAASHRTDEDLQRIRQRLDQASASIDRVEEYVSAGLSWHAAVADAGHNVLLSAFMSAASTPFLSAADHGRYDSLKARKSTLKTHKAITAAISDRDPQRAFDLMARHVQGSEAPLLENLATTLENDTAATG from the coding sequence ATGACGGTCGAGAGCCCTGCCGCGGCCCACGCTCGAGGGGCCGCCGTGATCGGACCCATCCATGCGCCCAAGGCGTCGGAGATCTTCGCGGATCTCCTGCGGCAGAAGATCCTGGACGGCGAGTTTCCCGAAGGGCAGCCCTTGCCTTCCGAGCGGAGCCTGGGTGAGCAGAGCAGGTTGAGCCGTGCCGCCGTACGGGAGGCGATCGGGATCCTGAAACAGCAGGGCCTGATCGTGAGCAAGCCCGGCCGCAACGGCGGTTCGATCGTCACCAGGCCGACCTCGCAGGAGCTCGTCGCTTCGCTGCAGACCTATGTGCGGTCCCAAGGCTGGGGCGCGGACAACCGAACCCTGCTGGAGATGCGCGAGATCATCGAGCCCTGGTGCGCGGCGTTCGCCGCCAGTCACCGTACGGACGAGGACCTGCAGCGGATCCGGCAACGTCTCGACCAAGCCTCGGCCTCGATCGATCGCGTGGAGGAATACGTGTCGGCCGGACTGAGCTGGCATGCAGCAGTCGCCGACGCCGGCCACAACGTCCTCCTGTCGGCCTTCATGAGTGCCGCGAGCACCCCGTTTCTTTCCGCAGCCGACCACGGCCGCTATGACTCGCTCAAGGCGCGGAAGTCGACGCTGAAGACGCACAAGGCCATCACGGCGGCGATCTCCGATCGCGATCCGCAACGCGCCTTCGATTTGATGGCTCGCCACGTCCAGGGGTCGGAGGCACCCTTGCTCGAGAACCTTGCGACGACCCTCGAGAACGACACGGCAGCTACCGGCTGA
- a CDS encoding pyruvate, phosphate dikinase: MRSGSTIYAFDHDHGVPARELVDLLGGKGAGLAEMTSALGAPVPPGFTIPVPVCREFAEAGWPGQLDMALATHVDRLGRLMGRRLGDPADPLLVAVRSGAPASMPGMLDTVLNLGLNNETVHGLAERSADRWFAWDSYRRFVTMFATTVMGVTPAALELEPADDTPEALRAHVNDLLEAVRREAGRPIPQDPVVQLREAIEAVFRSWNSHRARAYREKERLDHRVGTAVNVQAMVFGNRGPDSGTGVVFTRNPATGEPHPYGDYLPRAQGEDVVAGTTRTMPIAHLAEHQPEVYQQLVALLRRLEVHYRDVCDVEFTVEEGQLWLLQTRIGKRGAVAAVRIAVDLVDDPDIRLTTQEACERVPRELREHARQEILARVSPQGQDERLLAIGLGASPGRVSGRVVLTSDEAADAEDDVILVRSETSPEDVAGMAASAGILTTHGGLVSHAAVVARGWHLPAVVGAQELTLDSGVVRSTRGLAARAGDVITIDGSTGHVWQGAVEPPASRQLDHAIGDELPQLLRLESWTAPRTTPSTPGDKTMKIAVDRDKCTALGICESLAPEYFEVNEEGELAMLREDVPADRRALVEGAVAGCPTAALRLLQA, translated from the coding sequence ATGCGATCAGGTTCGACGATCTATGCGTTTGACCACGACCACGGGGTCCCCGCCCGCGAACTCGTGGATCTCCTGGGCGGCAAGGGAGCAGGTCTCGCCGAGATGACCTCGGCCCTCGGCGCCCCGGTGCCGCCCGGGTTCACCATCCCGGTGCCGGTGTGCCGCGAATTCGCCGAGGCCGGGTGGCCGGGACAGCTCGACATGGCCCTCGCCACCCACGTCGACCGGCTGGGCAGGCTCATGGGCAGGCGCCTGGGAGACCCCGCCGACCCCCTTCTGGTCGCGGTGCGCAGCGGAGCACCGGCCTCGATGCCGGGAATGCTCGACACGGTGCTCAACCTGGGACTGAACAACGAAACCGTGCACGGGCTTGCCGAGCGCTCCGCCGACCGGTGGTTCGCCTGGGACAGCTACCGCCGGTTCGTGACGATGTTCGCCACGACGGTCATGGGGGTGACGCCTGCGGCGCTCGAGCTCGAACCGGCCGACGATACGCCCGAGGCCCTGCGCGCCCACGTGAATGACCTTCTCGAGGCCGTGCGGCGCGAGGCAGGCAGGCCGATTCCGCAAGATCCGGTCGTGCAGCTCCGGGAAGCGATCGAGGCGGTCTTCCGTTCCTGGAACAGCCACCGTGCGCGGGCGTATCGCGAGAAGGAACGCCTCGACCACCGGGTGGGCACCGCAGTCAACGTCCAGGCCATGGTCTTCGGAAACCGCGGCCCCGACTCGGGTACCGGCGTGGTCTTCACCCGCAATCCCGCAACCGGGGAACCGCACCCGTACGGCGACTACCTTCCGCGCGCCCAGGGCGAGGACGTCGTCGCGGGCACGACCCGCACGATGCCCATTGCCCACTTGGCCGAGCACCAGCCCGAGGTGTACCAGCAGCTCGTGGCGCTCCTGCGCCGCCTCGAGGTCCACTACCGCGACGTGTGCGACGTCGAGTTCACCGTGGAGGAAGGCCAGCTCTGGCTGCTGCAGACCCGGATCGGCAAGCGGGGTGCGGTCGCCGCCGTCCGGATCGCCGTCGACCTGGTCGACGACCCCGACATCCGGCTGACCACGCAGGAGGCCTGCGAGCGCGTACCGCGGGAGCTGCGCGAGCACGCACGGCAGGAGATCCTGGCCCGAGTCAGCCCCCAGGGGCAGGACGAACGGCTCCTGGCCATCGGTCTCGGCGCGTCACCCGGCAGGGTCAGCGGCAGAGTGGTGCTGACCAGCGACGAAGCGGCGGACGCCGAGGACGACGTCATCCTGGTGCGCAGCGAAACCAGTCCCGAGGACGTCGCCGGGATGGCCGCTTCCGCAGGCATCCTCACTACGCACGGCGGGCTGGTGAGCCACGCTGCCGTGGTCGCGCGCGGCTGGCACCTGCCCGCTGTGGTCGGCGCCCAGGAACTCACGCTGGACTCGGGTGTTGTCCGTTCCACCCGCGGGTTGGCCGCGCGGGCAGGCGACGTCATCACCATCGATGGCAGCACCGGGCACGTGTGGCAGGGCGCCGTGGAGCCGCCTGCCAGTCGACAGCTCGATCACGCGATAGGCGATGAGCTCCCTCAGCTGCTCCGGCTCGAGAGCTGGACGGCACCGCGAACCACTCCTAGCACTCCGGGAGACAAGACCATGAAGATCGCCGTCGACCGCGACAAGTGCACCGCTCTCGGGATCTGCGAGTCGCTCGCGCCCGAGTACTTCGAGGTCAACGAGGAGGGCGAACTCGCGATGCTGCGTGAGGACGTGCCTGCCGATCGCCGCGCATTGGTCGAGGGCGCCGTTGCCGGCTGCCCGACGGCTGCCCTGCGCCTGTTGCAGGCGTGA
- a CDS encoding PEP-utilizing enzyme: MSHVADTGTRTPPDAYEQVGVGVNVYESAEAVEGRAKWLDTPDDVIAFIESGEDVSDVIVIARGGATTFLTMALNAGVRGVLTLQGAPESHLGILSREYGIPCIMSVAFEKGVRTARGEIVPADGVRLRMDVSSRPHGSVSVEPGAPVDDSPMAADGVAMSPEQLAQIQLLLEKFGGEVPHGLEGHEIMFARQRTSVLDLDDASMHRDLTIEEVNDAIHYLAWNEWDALAARATEGESGLIPRQEYEALGIMNSWFMHPEWMRAIEDRVGVDGVLDIGARAKREIGTKINMLHLWAIATASSFGRGITLELGLHDFDYQVERISRTMTTTRRLYKGLWGSGPMLSSMRGYAAPVLDPSWIDRFETDRISLAPERDRSAFQRFNGAVELMGFLLHFDNRLGLGDSGPYPTGDGGFVIVRDLFINEPAFPWSDTTEGLPYVVTIAMFFPGDGRLSPRVFDLSTLFTEPSNYLPHVSGVAVYTREKFDTPMDHLRTLTLQDMAALREECEAKSETLYRRIAAMSKREKVLAGAYTYAAGFVLPIARAAGMHEELVREHGFGELHPVVEAAYDTIISGVATEMIPRLFLTGSWANDVPETSRTMPSIQPGEFDVLLALRARGFARPEQLVASAGLPVEQVGSVVTAAEEAGFVKRRTGKVTGASLTPAGKARLALLTSHVVSAAERTEIAEVYQAFLAPNRAFKSLTSAWQLQEGSGIPVELRRVHAEVSALLDKAAGAQERYGRYRTRLETALARFEAGDTDALAKPMSESYHDIWMELHEDLLATLGRRRSEHDE, encoded by the coding sequence ATGTCGCACGTCGCGGACACCGGAACACGCACGCCGCCGGACGCGTACGAGCAGGTCGGTGTCGGGGTCAACGTCTACGAGAGCGCGGAGGCGGTGGAGGGCCGGGCCAAGTGGCTCGACACCCCGGACGACGTGATCGCCTTCATCGAGAGTGGCGAGGATGTCAGTGACGTCATCGTCATCGCGCGGGGTGGCGCCACCACGTTCCTGACCATGGCGCTCAACGCCGGGGTACGGGGCGTGCTGACCCTGCAGGGTGCTCCGGAGAGTCACCTGGGCATCCTCAGCCGCGAATACGGCATCCCGTGCATCATGTCGGTCGCGTTCGAGAAGGGCGTGCGGACCGCTCGCGGCGAGATCGTCCCTGCTGACGGCGTCCGCCTGCGAATGGACGTCTCGTCGCGGCCGCATGGCTCGGTCAGCGTCGAACCCGGAGCTCCGGTCGACGACTCCCCGATGGCCGCAGACGGCGTCGCCATGTCGCCGGAGCAGCTCGCCCAGATCCAGCTCCTGCTCGAGAAGTTCGGCGGGGAAGTGCCGCACGGGCTCGAGGGGCACGAGATCATGTTCGCGCGGCAACGCACGTCGGTCCTCGACCTGGATGATGCGTCGATGCACCGTGACCTCACGATCGAGGAGGTCAACGACGCGATTCACTACCTGGCCTGGAACGAATGGGATGCACTCGCCGCTCGAGCCACGGAGGGGGAGTCCGGGCTCATTCCACGGCAGGAGTACGAGGCCCTCGGCATCATGAACTCCTGGTTCATGCACCCGGAGTGGATGCGTGCCATCGAGGACCGTGTCGGCGTCGACGGCGTCCTCGACATTGGTGCCCGCGCGAAGCGCGAGATCGGAACGAAGATCAACATGCTGCACCTGTGGGCGATCGCCACGGCCTCCAGTTTCGGCAGGGGCATCACCCTCGAGCTCGGCTTGCACGACTTCGACTACCAGGTCGAGCGGATCTCCCGCACCATGACGACGACTCGTCGGCTGTACAAGGGCCTCTGGGGCTCCGGTCCGATGTTGTCCTCGATGCGCGGCTACGCCGCCCCGGTCCTCGACCCGTCCTGGATCGACCGGTTCGAGACAGACCGCATCTCGCTGGCACCCGAGCGGGACCGCTCGGCGTTCCAGCGGTTCAACGGCGCGGTGGAGCTCATGGGATTCCTGCTCCACTTCGACAACAGGCTCGGCTTGGGCGATTCGGGGCCCTATCCGACCGGGGACGGCGGGTTCGTCATCGTTCGCGACCTCTTCATCAACGAGCCGGCCTTCCCGTGGAGCGACACGACAGAAGGGCTGCCGTACGTGGTCACCATCGCGATGTTCTTCCCGGGCGACGGTCGCCTTTCACCAAGGGTGTTCGACCTGTCGACGCTGTTCACCGAACCGAGCAACTACCTGCCCCACGTTTCCGGTGTGGCGGTGTACACGCGGGAGAAGTTCGACACTCCGATGGACCACCTTCGCACGCTGACACTGCAGGACATGGCAGCGCTGCGCGAGGAGTGTGAAGCCAAGTCCGAAACGCTCTATCGGCGCATCGCCGCGATGAGCAAGCGCGAGAAGGTGCTGGCAGGCGCGTACACCTACGCCGCGGGTTTCGTGTTGCCGATCGCGCGCGCGGCGGGGATGCACGAGGAACTCGTGCGCGAGCATGGCTTCGGTGAGCTGCACCCGGTCGTCGAGGCCGCCTACGACACGATCATCAGCGGCGTGGCCACCGAAATGATCCCGCGCCTGTTTCTGACCGGTTCCTGGGCCAACGACGTCCCAGAGACCAGTCGCACGATGCCGTCCATCCAGCCGGGCGAGTTTGACGTCCTGCTGGCCCTGCGCGCACGCGGTTTCGCGCGGCCTGAGCAACTCGTCGCCAGTGCCGGTCTCCCGGTCGAGCAGGTCGGCTCCGTCGTGACGGCGGCGGAAGAGGCGGGCTTCGTCAAGCGGCGCACCGGCAAGGTGACCGGTGCGTCGCTGACGCCTGCCGGCAAGGCGCGGTTGGCGTTGCTGACTTCGCACGTGGTCTCAGCTGCCGAGCGAACCGAGATCGCCGAGGTTTATCAGGCCTTCCTCGCGCCGAACCGTGCCTTCAAGTCGCTCACCAGCGCATGGCAGCTGCAAGAGGGCTCCGGGATTCCAGTTGAACTCCGGCGTGTTCACGCTGAGGTCAGTGCCCTGCTTGACAAGGCAGCCGGAGCACAGGAGCGCTATGGCCGCTACCGGACCCGTCTCGAAACCGCTCTGGCGCGCTTCGAGGCGGGTGATACCGATGCCCTCGCCAAGCCGATGTCCGAGTCCTACCACGACATCTGGATGGAGCTACACGAGGACCTGCTGGCCACACTCGGACGCCGACGCTCCGAGCACGACGAGTAA
- a CDS encoding aldehyde dehydrogenase family protein, with product MTITSAARAAIDLPADAVYIGGEWIVPDDEPRLDVINPATEERIGSVTDCSAETAAKATAAARRAFDDWSRTSAGQRAAHLDALADAFEQHGDQLAALAAREIGMPLREARAVQVDLPTRVLRSTADLARAYRWDGRDASGSSIVREPSGVVLAITPWNFPVHQIVAKLAPALAAGCTVVVKPAELTPLNALFVAALCGEAGIPAGVVNIVTGRGATTGEALVQSGDYDVVSFTGSLTIGRHIGAVAGGRIVRATLELGGKSPAVLLDDADLDTAVRTTVKNCFVNAGQKCNAPTRLIVPEELRAVAVNIAAAAADAYVLGDPLDEATTMGPLASHAQRDKVLGYLDGARRDGRVVTGGLADEHERGYFVRPAIVTDLPETAPVVREEIFGPVLVVLGHRGEDDAVRIANDTEYGLSAEVWSGDPARAAALARRVRAGQVRVNGVRTPSLPVSPFGGYKMSGLGREMGAFALEEYLEVKAILGDPELT from the coding sequence ATGACCATCACATCAGCAGCGCGCGCGGCAATCGACCTCCCGGCCGACGCCGTGTACATCGGCGGTGAGTGGATCGTGCCGGACGACGAGCCGCGGCTCGACGTGATCAACCCCGCGACCGAGGAGCGCATCGGCTCGGTCACCGACTGCTCGGCGGAGACCGCGGCGAAGGCCACCGCGGCGGCACGCCGCGCCTTCGACGACTGGTCGCGGACCTCAGCGGGTCAGCGGGCGGCCCACCTCGACGCGCTGGCCGACGCGTTCGAGCAGCACGGTGACCAACTCGCGGCCCTCGCGGCGCGGGAGATCGGCATGCCACTGCGCGAGGCCCGCGCGGTGCAGGTGGACCTGCCGACCAGGGTGTTGCGCAGCACTGCTGACCTCGCCCGCGCCTATCGGTGGGACGGCCGCGATGCTTCGGGCAGCTCCATAGTGCGCGAGCCCTCGGGGGTCGTCCTGGCGATCACCCCCTGGAACTTCCCGGTGCACCAGATAGTCGCCAAGCTCGCCCCTGCGCTCGCCGCCGGTTGCACGGTAGTCGTCAAGCCCGCGGAACTGACCCCGCTGAACGCGCTGTTCGTCGCCGCATTGTGCGGCGAGGCAGGCATTCCCGCCGGGGTCGTCAACATCGTCACCGGCCGGGGGGCCACGACCGGCGAGGCGCTGGTGCAGAGTGGCGACTACGACGTCGTCTCCTTCACCGGCTCCCTCACCATCGGCAGGCACATCGGTGCTGTCGCAGGCGGCCGAATCGTGCGGGCGACGCTGGAGCTCGGCGGCAAGTCGCCCGCTGTACTCCTCGACGATGCCGACCTGGATACCGCCGTGCGCACCACAGTGAAGAACTGCTTCGTCAACGCCGGTCAGAAGTGCAATGCGCCGACCCGGCTCATCGTGCCGGAGGAACTCCGTGCCGTGGCGGTGAACATCGCGGCCGCGGCCGCGGACGCCTACGTGCTGGGCGACCCGCTCGACGAGGCGACGACCATGGGACCACTTGCGTCGCACGCACAGCGCGACAAGGTCCTCGGCTACCTCGACGGCGCCAGACGCGACGGCCGGGTCGTTACTGGCGGGCTCGCGGACGAGCACGAGCGGGGCTACTTCGTTCGGCCTGCCATCGTCACGGACCTCCCCGAGACCGCTCCGGTGGTGCGCGAGGAGATCTTCGGGCCGGTGCTGGTCGTCCTGGGCCACCGCGGAGAGGACGACGCGGTACGCATCGCGAACGACACGGAGTACGGCCTGTCGGCCGAGGTGTGGTCCGGGGACCCCGCGCGGGCCGCCGCCCTCGCGCGTCGTGTCCGTGCCGGCCAGGTACGCGTCAACGGGGTGCGTACGCCGTCGCTGCCGGTGTCCCCGTTCGGCGGCTACAAGATGTCCGGGCTCGGGCGCGAGATGGGCGCCTTCGCACTGGAAGAGTACCTCGAGGTGAAGGCGATCCTGGGAGATCCCGAGCTGACCTAG
- a CDS encoding cytochrome P450, producing MDLSAVAANQEMKIFDDLRKHQPVYWNAPSERGPGFWALTRHADVKQAASDVEGLSSAEGTQIVDRKVEGALASLHNMDDPEHAKLRRIAVPHLRAIKVQQWQEVISSSVRLLLDEAEDRGEFDMVEVVSARLPMLVLAQVLGVPGEDAPRMVDWTNRLTSSDPDDMVDKATLALAREELMTYFADLTEWRRAHPTTDLISVLATGQKDGRPLTWEELAAYYIVLVAAGNETTRHLVSGATLALHDTPDSWARILRDEALLGPAVEEMFRYVSPVAGMRRTATKQVIIGDKTISPGDKVVLWFAAANRDPEVFDNPGEFRIDRTPNDHLTFGWGIHFCLGAHLARAEVREFYRQTRERGLRFDVVGEPERVRHNIFRGWSKLPVRVVPAHRVG from the coding sequence ATGGACCTGTCGGCAGTGGCGGCCAACCAGGAGATGAAGATCTTCGACGACCTCCGAAAGCACCAGCCGGTGTACTGGAACGCGCCATCCGAGCGCGGGCCGGGCTTCTGGGCCCTGACCCGGCATGCCGACGTGAAGCAGGCGGCATCGGATGTCGAGGGCCTGTCGTCGGCGGAGGGGACGCAGATCGTCGATCGCAAGGTTGAGGGCGCACTGGCCAGCCTGCACAACATGGATGACCCCGAGCACGCCAAGCTGCGCAGGATCGCCGTACCGCACCTTCGTGCGATCAAGGTGCAGCAGTGGCAGGAGGTCATCTCCTCCTCGGTGCGGCTCCTGCTCGACGAAGCAGAGGACCGCGGCGAGTTCGACATGGTCGAGGTGGTCTCCGCCCGGCTTCCGATGCTCGTGCTGGCCCAGGTCCTCGGTGTCCCCGGCGAGGACGCGCCGCGGATGGTCGATTGGACGAACCGGTTGACCAGCTCCGACCCGGACGACATGGTGGACAAGGCAACGCTCGCGCTGGCGCGCGAGGAGCTCATGACCTATTTCGCAGACCTGACCGAGTGGCGTCGCGCGCACCCCACCACCGACCTGATCAGCGTCTTGGCCACAGGCCAGAAGGACGGCAGGCCATTGACGTGGGAGGAGCTGGCGGCCTATTACATCGTGCTGGTCGCGGCGGGCAACGAGACGACAAGGCACCTCGTGTCCGGTGCGACGCTGGCCTTGCACGACACCCCCGACTCATGGGCTCGCATCCTGCGCGACGAGGCGCTGCTCGGGCCGGCGGTCGAGGAGATGTTCCGCTACGTGAGTCCGGTGGCCGGGATGCGCCGGACCGCAACCAAGCAGGTCATCATCGGCGACAAGACCATCTCCCCCGGCGACAAGGTCGTGCTCTGGTTCGCAGCGGCAAACCGGGACCCTGAGGTGTTCGACAACCCGGGGGAGTTCCGGATCGACCGGACACCGAACGACCACCTGACCTTCGGCTGGGGGATCCACTTCTGCCTCGGCGCCCACCTGGCCCGCGCGGAGGTACGGGAGTTCTACCGGCAGACGAGGGAGCGGGGCCTCCGGTTCGACGTCGTCGGAGAACCCGAGCGGGTCCGCCACAACATCTTCCGCGGTTGGAGCAAGCTCCCGGTTCGGGTCGTTCCCGCACACCGGGTGGGCTGA